The DNA window ACGGCGCCGGCAAATCGACGACGATCAAGATGCTGACCGGCATCCTGGTGCCCACCTCGGGTCGGATCGTCGTGAACGGCTACGTTCCGTTCGAGGACCGCGAGAAGTTCGTCCAAGGCATCGGCGTCGTCTTCGGACAGCGCAGCCAGCTGTGGTGGGACCTCGGCGTCATCGAGTCGTTCAACCTGCTGCGCAAGGTGTACCGCGTGCCCGAGCGCGACTACAAGCTTAGACTCGACGAGCTCGTCCAGCGTCTGGACCTAAGCGATCTGCTGAACCGCCCGGTGCGCAAGCTGTCGCTCGGCCAGCGCATGCGCTGCGAGATCGCCGCGGCGCTGCTCCACAACCCGTCGATCTTGTTTCTCGACGAGCCGACGATCGGTCTCGACATCGTGGTGAAGACCGAAATCCGCGAGTTCCTGAAGTCGCTGAACGAACGGTTCGGCACGACGATTTTGCTCACGACGCACGATCTGCAGGACATCGAAGCGCTCTGCTCCCGCGTCATCATGCTCGACGACGGCAAGATCATTTACGACGGCGGTCTTCAGCGGCTGAAGGAGACGTGGGGCCGAGGCAAGGAGATCGTCTTCCGGTTCGGGACGGGCATGCCGCTCGGCGAGCTCGAACGGCTGACCGAAGGCCTGCAGGTCGCGTGGACGACCGACAACGCCTTCGAAGCGAGAGCCGCGCTTCCGCAAGGCGCGAACGTCTCCGAGACGCTGGCACGCGTCGTCGGCGCCGTCGACATTCGCGACATCAAGATCGAAGAGACGAACACCGACGAGATCGTTAGAGAAATCTACAAGACCGGTTCTTCGGAAAAGACGGGGGCCGCGCGATGAATCCGGCGTATCTCGAGCTCATTCGCATGCGGTTTCTCATGATGCTCGCGTACCGCGTCAACTATTACAGCGGCATCGCGATCTATGCCATCAACATCGGCGCGTACTACTTCGTCTGGTCGGCGATTTACGCCGACAAGCCCGAGCTCGGCGGCTTCACGATCGCGCAGATGACGACGTACATCGCCGTCTCCTGGATGGCGCGGGCGTTCTATTTCAATAACCTGGACCGTGAAATTTCGAACGAAATCCGCGACGGCAGCGTCGCGATCCAGTTCATCCGGCCGTACCAATACATCGTCGTGAAGATGATGCAAGGCCTCGGCGAAGGCATCTTCCGCCTGTTCCTGTTTTCCGTGCCGGGCATGATCATCGCGAGCCTCTTGTTCCCGGTGTCGCTGCCGCGGGATCCGGGCGTCTGGGGCATGTTCCTCGTCATGCTGTTCTTTAGTTTCTTAATCAATACGCAGATTAATATTTTAATCGGTTTAGGAGCGTTCTTCCTGGAAAACAGCGAAGGCCTCATGCGCATGAAGCGCGTGGCGGTCGACCTGTTCTCCGGGCTGATCATTCCGCTGTCGTTCTTCCCCGGCTGGGCCGAATCGCTGCTTGCGCTGCTGCCGTTCCAGGCGATTACATACCTGCCGGCGACCGTATTCACCGGCCGGACGGCCGGGACCGAAGCGCTGTCCGCGCTCGGCGTGCAGGCGATCTGGTTCGCGCTTCTCGTCGGCCCGATGTTCTGGCTGTGGCGGAAGGCGAAAAACCGGTTGTTCGTGCAGGGAGGGTAAGAGGGATGTTTACCGCGGG is part of the Paenibacillus antri genome and encodes:
- a CDS encoding ABC transporter permease encodes the protein MNPAYLELIRMRFLMMLAYRVNYYSGIAIYAINIGAYYFVWSAIYADKPELGGFTIAQMTTYIAVSWMARAFYFNNLDREISNEIRDGSVAIQFIRPYQYIVVKMMQGLGEGIFRLFLFSVPGMIIASLLFPVSLPRDPGVWGMFLVMLFFSFLINTQINILIGLGAFFLENSEGLMRMKRVAVDLFSGLIIPLSFFPGWAESLLALLPFQAITYLPATVFTGRTAGTEALSALGVQAIWFALLVGPMFWLWRKAKNRLFVQGG
- a CDS encoding ABC transporter ATP-binding protein encodes the protein MLAIDVERLRKQFRVQKSREGLKGAIRDLFQREYREVTAVNDISFQIPQGEICGYIGENGAGKSTTIKMLTGILVPTSGRIVVNGYVPFEDREKFVQGIGVVFGQRSQLWWDLGVIESFNLLRKVYRVPERDYKLRLDELVQRLDLSDLLNRPVRKLSLGQRMRCEIAAALLHNPSILFLDEPTIGLDIVVKTEIREFLKSLNERFGTTILLTTHDLQDIEALCSRVIMLDDGKIIYDGGLQRLKETWGRGKEIVFRFGTGMPLGELERLTEGLQVAWTTDNAFEARAALPQGANVSETLARVVGAVDIRDIKIEETNTDEIVREIYKTGSSEKTGAAR